Proteins from one Setaria italica strain Yugu1 chromosome V, Setaria_italica_v2.0, whole genome shotgun sequence genomic window:
- the LOC101753841 gene encoding LOW QUALITY PROTEIN: fimbrin-2-like (The sequence of the model RefSeq protein was modified relative to this genomic sequence to represent the inferred CDS: inserted 1 base in 1 codon) translates to MGFEGLVVVSDPYLQRRFTQADLRALQAKYAALRDAXXXXXXXXXXXXXXXXXXXXXXXXXXXXXXXXXXQARASTDEEWASVLKAVARADERPQQDASFELXLRVYAEMQLRLKAAGASAGGKKAGGGIARSSSSSAVAFLTAATTTLLHTISESEKASYVGHINAYLAEDPFLKSALPIDPATDHIFHITKDGVLLCKLINLAVPGTIDERAINTKRVLNLWEKNENHTLCLNSAKAIGCTVVNIGTQDLAEGRPHLVLGLISQIIKIQLLADVNLKSTPQLVELVEDSKEMEELMSLSPEKILLRWMNFQLKKGGFQRTVTNFSSDIKDSEAYACLLNVLAPECSAKPSAMSVKDLLHRARLVLEHADRMGCKRYLTPKDIVDGLPNLNLAFVAHIFQKRNGLSKQMKQVSFVDGLSDDAQVSREERSFRLWINSLGISTYINNVFEDLRNGWVLLEVLDKVAPGSVNWKMANRPPIKLPFKKVENCNQVLKIGKELKFSLVNIAGNDIVQGNKKLILAFLWQLMRYNILQLLKNLRFHSNGKEITDNDILAWANKKVKDSGKHHSRMESFKDRSLSSGTFFLDLLSAVEPRVVNWSLVTKGEKDEEKQMNASYIISVARKLGCSIFLLPEDILEVNQKMMLTLTASIMYWYLKRPTSHSLDSENGSSCETSSTTTSDDSASESSFDDNAAR, encoded by the exons ATGGGGTTCGAAGGGCTGGTGGTGGTTTCCGACCCATACCTGCAGCGCCGCTTCACGCAGGCCGATCTCCGCGCGCTCCAGGCCAAG TATGCGGCGCTGCGGGACGCGNNNNNNNNNNNNNNNNNNNNNNNNNNNNNNNNNNNNNNNNNNNNNNNNNNNNNNNNNNNNNNNNNNNNNNNNNNNNNNNNNNNNNNNNNNNNNNNNNNNNCCCAGGCCCGGGCCTCCACAGACGAGGAATGGGCCTCCGTGCTCAAGGCCGTCGCGCGCGCCGACGAGAGGCCGCAACAGGATGCCAGCTTCGAGC TCCTCCGCGTCTACGCCGAGATGCAGCTTCGCCTCAAGGCGGCaggcgccagcgccggcgggaagaaggcgggcggcggcatcgcccgctcctcgtcctcctccgccgtcgccttcctcacggcggccaccaccacgcTGCTGCACACCATCAGCGAGTCCGAGAAGGCATCCTACGTCGGCCACATCAACGCATACCTCGCTGAGGATCCGTTCCTCAAGAGCGCGCTCCCCATCGATCCGGCCACCGATCACATCTTCCACATCACCAAGGATGGCGTCCTCCTATG CAAGCTCATTAACTTGGCCGTACCGGGCACCATTGACGAGCGCGCCATCAACACCAAGAGGGTGCTCAATCTGTGGGAGAAGAATGAGAATCATACACTTTGCCTCAACTCCGCCAAGGCGATCGGCTGCACCGTCGTCAACATCGGCACACAGGACCTTGCCGAAGGGAGG CCTCATCTTGTCCTGGGCTTAATTTCTCAAATAATCAAG ATACAACTGTTGGCGGATGTTAACCTGAAAAGCACACCTCAGTTGGTTGAATTGGTCGAGGACAGCAAG GAGATGGAGGAGCTTATGAGCTTGTCTCCTGAAAAGATTCTATTAAGGTGGATGAACTTTCAACTGAAGAAAGGAGGTTTCCAGAGAACAGTAACAAACTTTTCATCAGATATAAAA GACAGTGAAGCGTATGCTTGTCTATTGAATGTCCTGGCACCTGAATGCAGTGCAAAACCATCGGCAATGTCAGTAAAAGACTTGCTTCATAGAGCAAGATTAGTCCTTGAGCATGCAGATAGGATGGGCTGCAAAAGATACCTGACTCCAAAAGACATAGTTGATGGCTTACCAAATCTAAATCTTGCCTTTGTAGCTCATATTTTTCAGAAAAG AAATGGGTTGTCCAAACAAATGAAACAAGTTTCTTTTGTGGATGGACTCTCTGATGATGCTCAAGTTTCCAGGGAAGAAAGGTCATTCCGGCTGTGGATtaatagccttggaatttccaCTTACATCAACAACGTGTTTGAAGACCTTAGAAATGG ATGGGTTCTCCTTGAGGTGCTTGACAAGGTTGCTCCTGGCTCAGTTAATTGGAAGATGGCAAATCGTCCGCCAATAAAACTACCATTCAAGAAAGTTGAAAATTGCAATCAAGTTTTGAAGATCGGAAAAGAACTAAAGTTTTCCTTGGTGAATATTGCTGGAAATGATATTGTGCAAGGGAATAAGAAACTGATATTAG CTTTTCTATGGCAATTGATGCGGTACAATATTCTTCAACTGCTGAAGAATCTTAGATTTCACTCAAATGGAAAAGAGATCACAGATAATGACATATTGGCATGGGCCAATAAAAAAGTAAAAGATTCTGGAAAGCACCATTCTCGTATGGAAAGTTTCAAG GATAGAAGCCTTTCCAGCGGCACCTTTTTCCTTGATTTACTAAGTGCTGTGGAGCCTCGAGTTGTGAATTGGAGCCTTGTGACTAAAGGAGAAAAAG ATGAAGAGAAGCAAATGAATGCTTCATACATCATTTCCGTGGCTAGGAAGCTTGGTTGCTCCATTTTCTTGTTGCCAGAAGATATATTGGAG GTGAACCAGAAGATGATGCTAACTCTGACAGCAAGCATCATGTACTGGTATTTGAAAAGACCAACATCACATTCATTGGACTCTGAAAACGGGAGTTCATGTGAGACAAGCTCGACCACAACTTCAGACGATTCTGCATCTGAATCATCGTTCGATGACAATGCAGCTAGATAG